In Scatophagus argus isolate fScaArg1 chromosome 18, fScaArg1.pri, whole genome shotgun sequence, the DNA window GACTTCCCtgagaaaatgaacaaagtgcAGAGGGACATTGGTCCAACAGCCTGATTGATCCAGTCCCCAGCGAATGTGAAGCGATAACAACGTGTATGTTATGTCTAATTAAGGGTTTAACGGTGGTTTGGATCATTTGGTTGCATCTTTGCGCAGATCCCCTGAAAAATTCTATCCATCTCTGCACattatttgctttctgtgtcaTATGAGTATTTCACAGAAAACTACTTCAGTGATCTGAAGCAAGCAAGTGAAGTTTAATTAACCGAAAAGTTAAACTACACAAACTATTTCCTAACTAAATATGATTGTTGTGTTAGCAGTATTTTCTTCCAAGTTGACAGAATGGCATCGTTGCTTTGgttaagtgtttttctttctttttaagaaaataacCTTACTATAGGACTCTCTCTGTGAGTCAAAAGGAATAGTCGGAATAAGTCGTATTCCCTTGAGTCTCATGTTGTTCCTCAGTACAATCTAAAACATGTGAAGGTGCCCTGGGTTTCCAAATGGAAAGTCAAGACCCGCTAAAAGGATGCGCCTTTGTCCTCATGGGTCATGgctgaaaacacaacttttgtttatttgaaggGTCACAGGAGCATTCCTTAAGCAGTCACTGGGTCACAGTGCAAAAACTTTtaggagaaagaagaaggggGCTGCAAGGCAACGACCATGACTGCAGACAGAGAGTCATCcctgagaggagcagcagatgttgaggagggggaggggagtcAAAGGTCACTCACCGTCCTGTCCTGACGGAGAGGTTTTGACCCAGGAACCTGAGGAGGTTAGGTGGCCCGTGCTCCCACAGGCAGGCATGAGCCCAGTCCTCGGCGGTCTTGGCCAGGGTGTCGTCCCACACCtaagcacacagagacacggtGGGAACATGGGAAGCAATTGCATAACTGATGGAAAATATCAACACCAGATCTTCATTCAGCAGCGAGATGTGAGATAAGAGTCTGCACTTTCTGAGCTCATCGTGCTGTTACAGGTGTTACCATGACAAGACGCAAAAGTCATCCATCAAATCAGTTACATAAGCAGAAAGAGTCCGTTGCCCGATGTTCCATGTAACTACCTCACTGAATAGACAGGAGGTTGGATAACCTTAAGAACCCCAGAATTCAATCTTGTCCACAGCTTATCCCGTATGGTCTCACTGGGAATGGATTGTGACTGAGGGAATGAGGAGCGACGTCCTCTGATCGCTTCATCCTACTGTAGTTTTGTCTAGGAAAGAGACCCCCCCCTTGCTGCATTTTAATAGCAGTGCCACTATGGAGAATAGAGGTGCTGCTAATTTAAAATGGAAGTTACAACTCCTGCTCCATCCATATTACACTGCCAGCAAGCCTCTGGCACCATACATGACCCCCCTACTACTTTGGTGGTCTACTGCAGTGCAATCTGCCGAACAGCTGAAGGTGACATTTATCACTTTACTTCCTCACAAAGCTACATCCATTAAAATCCATACACATGTATGCTTCATTATTTCCCATCACAGATAATTTTATTGAATGCATGTATTTTGGACTCAAGCAGAACATTTACATGATGATAAAAAATTACTACACGAAAATGGATGAGGTATGCAGTatgtagaaacacacaccttgattaaaaaaaacaagaaagggaATTATAACAATACATTTGAATGAAAGCTTTCACTTACCATGTATTCCATGTTGGATGCTGGGGGGAACACCTTCCCTCTCACTTTGTTATGATAATCAAGAATGGCAAGCATGTCGTTCTGACTAATATAACGCTTCCTCCTGATCTTGGAAACAGTCGTGGTGTCTGTTCCATAGCTGCGCGCTGAGCCAGGAGTGGTGAAATTGGACGTGGACACAGCGGGGATACTCGTTGCCAATGCACTTGCTCCGCAAGATATGCATAAAAGTATGAGGTCTATGGCAAATAGCTGAGGTTTCATGATTGTTTTGAGgagactgcagacagacagaaaatcccGGGTGTTGGACTGATCTGAAAGGAAAGCACGAAGATCAACTTAAAGTGTTGCTGCGGTGCGCACAAATAAAGTGCATCTCAGTTGTGCCATGCTTAAGTCAAGCTCGAAAGCCCCATGCTTTGCAGtacagcacagaaacaccaGTGACATTCCTTCACACAGTCTTTGGTCCTACCTTTTCTTGCGCAGAGGTACCTTGTGCCTGCGTTGCCAAGGCTGTATCACCTAAAGCCTCAGTAATGGattggagagagggagggctgCAAGTGAGGAGTTTCTGCGCTTTGCAAACTTTGTGAGTGCTGCAGGAGAGGTCCGTGCTTGCGGGTTTTATATATTGCAGTGGACGATGTAGGAAGTGCGCCTGCCTCGGAGGTAGACGCACAGCCCCTCCTTGTCACCTGAAACACTGCATAATTTGGAGATGTTTGGTCTCTGATAACACGTTCCGGGCAAATCCTCCCCTGTTTCGTCATGACATCTTGTTTAggtttgtgcagcagcagcggcaggaTGTGGAAAGGCACCATTTGATAAATAAGATGACGATTAATAACTTTCTCTCGGttttcaaaggaaaataaataatgggTGCAGCAGATGTGATGTCAAATCTAATGAAATGGGatttatgttaatgtttcagCGTTATCTTTTTAATTGTGTGAGTCTCTCGCGCCCAAACTGAATTAAGCATTTAAACTGTCACACCAGCTTCCAATGCAAGTGACAAGATTTCCACTGCTCCACTGG includes these proteins:
- the pi15a gene encoding peptidase inhibitor 15-A, giving the protein MKPQLFAIDLILLCISCGASALATSIPAVSTSNFTTPGSARSYGTDTTTVSKIRRKRYISQNDMLAILDYHNKVRGKVFPPASNMEYMVWDDTLAKTAEDWAHACLWEHGPPNLLRFLGQNLSVRTGRYRSILQLVKPWYDEVKDYSFPYPRDCNPRCPLRCYGPMCTHYTQMVWATSNKIGCAVHTCHNMNVWGSVWKRATYLVCNYSPKGNWIGEAPYKVGVPCSACPPSYGGSCSNNMCFPALKTNYLHWFK